The Kitasatospora setae KM-6054 genome contains a region encoding:
- a CDS encoding DUF6328 family protein yields MDQPPASGPDPAADPADGPDPAESPQARANRRLVEMLQELRVLQTGVQIVFAFLLGVAFTPGFAGLGAGEQDLYVAVLLLTVLAAAVLATPVALHRALLHHPERPRILRVSARIAQIGLVLLAAALSGAVLLVLTVVLGAAVALPLTGAVALAFTGLWFVLPWAVRRSLPAPPE; encoded by the coding sequence ATGGACCAGCCACCCGCCTCCGGCCCCGACCCCGCGGCCGACCCCGCCGACGGCCCCGACCCCGCGGAGAGCCCGCAGGCCCGCGCCAACCGGCGGCTGGTCGAGATGCTGCAGGAACTGCGGGTGCTGCAGACCGGCGTGCAGATCGTCTTCGCCTTCCTGCTCGGCGTCGCCTTCACCCCGGGGTTCGCCGGACTCGGCGCCGGCGAACAGGACCTGTACGTCGCGGTGCTCCTGCTCACGGTGCTCGCCGCCGCCGTGCTGGCCACCCCGGTCGCGCTGCACCGGGCGCTGCTGCACCACCCCGAGCGGCCGCGGATCCTCCGGGTCTCGGCCCGGATCGCCCAGATCGGCCTGGTGCTGCTGGCCGCCGCGCTGTCCGGCGCGGTGCTGCTGGTGCTGACCGTGGTGCTGGGCGCCGCGGTGGCGCTGCCGCTCACCGGGGCCGTCGCGCTGGCCTTCACCGGCCTGTGGTTCGTCCTGCCGTGGGCGGTGCGCCGCAGCCTGCCCGCGCCCCCGGAGTGA
- a CDS encoding RNA polymerase sigma factor, with amino-acid sequence MADWANLLTELVSARGRELNRYGFLLTGDRAEAADLVQEALVRVFARPHLSWDLGRLEGYVRRTMLNRFLDQHRRRQRFALLLPKVPGPRADGDHADHGELVADRLRLLTALDVLSPTQRACVVLRYYEDLPVAAVADRLGCREGTVKRHLSDALTRLGTALGTDRQALQEGDAA; translated from the coding sequence GTGGCGGACTGGGCGAACCTGCTCACCGAGCTGGTCTCGGCACGCGGCAGGGAGTTGAACCGGTACGGCTTCCTGCTGACCGGCGACCGCGCGGAGGCGGCCGACCTGGTGCAGGAGGCGCTGGTACGGGTCTTCGCCCGACCGCACCTGTCCTGGGACCTCGGGCGACTGGAGGGGTACGTCCGCCGGACGATGCTCAACCGCTTCCTCGACCAGCACCGGCGGCGGCAGCGCTTCGCCCTGCTGCTGCCGAAGGTGCCGGGGCCCCGGGCGGACGGCGACCACGCCGACCACGGCGAGCTGGTCGCCGACCGGCTGCGGCTGCTCACCGCGTTGGACGTGCTCTCGCCGACCCAACGGGCCTGCGTGGTGCTGCGGTACTACGAGGACCTGCCGGTCGCGGCGGTGGCCGACCGGCTGGGCTGCCGCGAGGGCACCGTGAAGCGACACCTCAGCGACGCGCTGACGCGCCTGGGCACGGCGCTGGGGACCGACCGACAGGCGCTCCAGGAAGGCGATGCCGCATGA
- a CDS encoding aldehyde dehydrogenase family protein, whose product MSETAARIAIFKTYKLYVGGKFPRSESGRVYEVTDTKGQWLANAPLGTRKDARDAVLAARAAVKGWAGTTAYNRGQVLYRVAEMLEGRREQFAAEVAAAEGVGAKKAAALVDAAIDRWVWYAGWTDKVAQVAGGANPVAGPFFNLSVPEPTGVVGVLAPRAGHGFSLLGLVSVVAPAIATGNTVVVAAAEQAPLPALALGEVLATSDVPGGVVNLLSGRTADLAPTLASHQDVNALDLAGAIDPEGPGAAAALEAAAADTLKRVVRPAADPSAVDWTAAPGTGRLLSFLETKTVWHPMGT is encoded by the coding sequence ATGTCTGAGACCGCAGCGCGAATCGCGATCTTCAAGACCTACAAGCTGTACGTCGGCGGGAAGTTCCCGCGCTCGGAGAGCGGGCGGGTGTACGAGGTGACCGACACGAAGGGCCAGTGGCTGGCGAACGCCCCGCTGGGCACCCGCAAGGACGCCCGGGACGCCGTGCTGGCGGCCCGCGCGGCGGTCAAGGGCTGGGCGGGCACCACCGCGTACAACCGCGGCCAGGTGCTGTACCGGGTCGCCGAGATGCTGGAGGGCCGCCGGGAGCAGTTCGCGGCCGAGGTCGCGGCGGCCGAGGGCGTGGGCGCGAAGAAGGCGGCGGCGCTGGTGGACGCGGCGATCGACCGCTGGGTCTGGTACGCGGGCTGGACCGACAAGGTCGCGCAGGTCGCGGGCGGTGCCAACCCGGTGGCCGGGCCGTTCTTCAACCTGTCCGTCCCGGAGCCGACCGGCGTGGTCGGCGTCCTGGCGCCGCGGGCCGGCCACGGCTTCTCGCTGCTGGGCCTGGTGTCGGTGGTCGCCCCGGCGATCGCGACCGGCAACACCGTGGTGGTCGCGGCCGCCGAGCAGGCCCCGCTGCCCGCCCTCGCGCTGGGCGAGGTGCTGGCCACCTCGGACGTGCCGGGCGGCGTGGTGAACCTGCTCTCCGGCCGCACCGCGGACCTCGCCCCGACCCTGGCCTCGCACCAGGACGTCAACGCGCTGGACCTGGCCGGGGCGATCGACCCCGAGGGGCCCGGCGCGGCGGCGGCCCTGGAAGCCGCCGCGGCCGATACATTGAAGCGGGTGGTCCGACCGGCCGCCGACCCGTCCGCGGTGGACTGGACGGCCGCGCCCGGCACCGGACGGCTCCTCTCCTTCCTGGAGACCAAGACGGTCTGGCACCCGATGGGCACCTAG
- the deoC gene encoding deoxyribose-phosphate aldolase → MSTLAANAPGAAGGGLSDVAASEATLRRFLHGLPGVDQVGLESRAATLGTRSIKTTAKALAIDLAISMIDLTTLEGADTVGKVRSLCAKGLGPDPSDRTAPRVAAICVYPDMVATAKEALRGSAVQVASVATAFPSGRAGLPVKLADTAEAVAAGADEIDMVIDRGAFLSGRYLEVFEEIRAVKAACARPDGTAAHLKVIFETGELQTYDNVRRASWLAMIAGADFIKTSTGKVAVNATPPVTLLMLEAVRDFRAATGTQVGVKPAGGIRTTKDAMKYLVMVNETLGDDWLSPHWFRFGASSLLNDLLMQRQKLSTGRYSGPDYVTVD, encoded by the coding sequence ATGTCCACTCTTGCAGCCAACGCCCCCGGCGCCGCGGGCGGCGGCCTCTCGGACGTCGCGGCGTCCGAGGCCACCCTGCGCCGCTTCCTGCACGGCCTGCCCGGGGTCGATCAGGTCGGCCTGGAGTCGCGGGCCGCGACCCTCGGCACCCGGTCGATCAAGACGACCGCCAAGGCCCTCGCCATCGACCTCGCCATCTCGATGATCGACCTGACCACGCTGGAGGGCGCGGACACGGTCGGCAAGGTCCGCTCGCTGTGCGCGAAGGGCCTGGGCCCGGACCCGTCCGACCGGACCGCCCCGCGGGTCGCGGCGATCTGCGTGTACCCGGACATGGTCGCCACCGCGAAGGAGGCGCTGCGCGGCAGCGCGGTCCAGGTCGCCTCGGTGGCCACCGCCTTCCCGTCCGGCCGGGCCGGCCTGCCGGTCAAGCTGGCGGACACCGCGGAGGCGGTCGCGGCGGGCGCCGACGAGATCGACATGGTGATCGACCGGGGCGCCTTCCTCTCCGGCCGCTACCTGGAGGTCTTCGAGGAGATCCGGGCCGTCAAGGCGGCCTGCGCGCGTCCGGACGGGACGGCCGCCCACCTCAAGGTGATCTTCGAGACCGGCGAGCTGCAGACGTACGACAACGTCCGCCGGGCGTCCTGGCTGGCGATGATCGCCGGCGCGGACTTCATCAAGACCTCCACCGGCAAGGTCGCGGTGAACGCGACCCCGCCGGTGACGCTGCTGATGCTGGAGGCGGTGCGGGACTTCCGCGCGGCGACCGGCACCCAGGTCGGCGTGAAGCCGGCCGGCGGCATCCGCACCACCAAGGACGCGATGAAGTACCTGGTGATGGTGAACGAGACGCTGGGCGACGACTGGCTCAGCCCGCACTGGTTCCGGTTCGGCGCCTCCAGCCTGCTGAACGACCTGCTGATGCAGCGCCAGAAGCTGAGCACCGGACGGTACTCCGGTCCCGACTACGTGACGGTGGACTGA
- a CDS encoding TetR/AcrR family transcriptional regulator, translating into MSGAKARGRRPGGGDTRGAVLAAARAEFAARGYERASMRAIARGAGVDAALLHHYFGTKDRLFMAALEFPLDPRAVAENVFAGDPATIGERVAGFVVGLWEQPEVRERLLALVRTAATSEEVAGAMRGFMVAELVGRVAARLEVAQPELRVELAMSQVVGLAMARYVIGVEPLASAPPEVLVPLLGRTLQGCLTD; encoded by the coding sequence ATGAGCGGAGCGAAGGCGCGGGGGCGGCGGCCCGGGGGCGGGGACACCCGGGGGGCGGTGCTGGCGGCGGCGCGGGCGGAGTTCGCGGCGCGGGGGTACGAGAGGGCGAGCATGCGGGCGATCGCCCGGGGGGCGGGGGTGGACGCGGCGCTGCTGCACCACTACTTCGGCACGAAGGACCGGCTGTTCATGGCGGCGCTGGAGTTCCCGCTGGATCCGCGGGCGGTGGCGGAGAACGTGTTCGCGGGGGACCCGGCGACGATCGGGGAGCGGGTCGCGGGGTTCGTGGTGGGGCTGTGGGAGCAGCCGGAGGTCCGGGAGCGGTTGCTGGCCCTGGTGCGGACGGCGGCGACCAGCGAGGAGGTCGCGGGGGCGATGCGCGGCTTCATGGTGGCCGAACTGGTGGGCCGGGTGGCGGCGCGACTGGAGGTCGCGCAGCCGGAGTTGCGGGTGGAGCTGGCGATGTCGCAGGTCGTCGGGCTGGCGATGGCCCGGTACGTGATCGGGGTGGAGCCGCTCGCGTCGGCACCCCCGGAGGTGCTGGTCCCGTTGCTGGGACGGACCCTCCAGGGGTGCCTGACGGACTGA
- the metG gene encoding methionine--tRNA ligase has product MTRQLITSALPYINGIKHLGNMVGSMLPADVYARYLRQRGHEVLYICATDEHGTPAELAAQEAGLPVAEFCARAHDQQKAIYDGFRLSFDHFGRSSSPQNREITQEIARELQANGFIEERAIRQVYSVADGRFLPDRYIVGTCPFCGYDKARGDQCENCTRVLDPTDLLEPRSAISGSAELEVRETKHLFLLQSKLTDEVEAWIAAHGDDWPVLASSIARKWLTEGLQDRAITRDLEWGVPVPADTWPELAAEGKVFYVWFDAPIEYIGATREWADATGGDWRSWWYEADDTVRYTEFMAKDNVPFHTVMFPATLLGSRQPWKKVDYVKAFNWLTYYGGKFSTSQKLGIFTDVALELLPADYWRYYLMANAPESDDSSFTWDLFAATVNKDLADTLGNFVNRVLSFSRKRFGDEVPAGAPNGDAETALGEQIAELLAEYEAQLDALNFRKAAQALRALWSAGNSYLDVTAPWTEIKTDPEAAARTLRTAINLIHLYAVLSEPFIPTAARTIRDSFALADDTRTWVSADEARALALVPAGTGFTVPPVLFAKITDEDLAAWTERFGGERA; this is encoded by the coding sequence ATGACTCGGCAGTTGATCACCAGCGCGCTTCCCTACATCAACGGGATCAAGCACCTGGGCAACATGGTCGGGTCGATGCTCCCGGCGGACGTCTACGCCCGGTACCTGCGCCAGCGCGGCCACGAGGTGCTGTACATCTGCGCGACCGACGAGCACGGCACGCCCGCCGAGCTGGCCGCCCAGGAGGCCGGGCTGCCGGTGGCGGAGTTCTGCGCCCGGGCGCACGACCAGCAGAAGGCGATCTACGACGGCTTCCGGCTGTCCTTCGACCACTTCGGCCGCTCCTCCTCGCCGCAGAACCGCGAGATCACCCAGGAGATCGCCCGCGAGCTGCAGGCCAACGGCTTCATCGAGGAGCGGGCGATCCGCCAGGTCTACTCGGTGGCCGACGGCCGCTTCCTGCCGGACCGCTACATCGTCGGCACCTGCCCGTTCTGCGGCTACGACAAGGCGCGCGGCGACCAGTGCGAGAACTGCACCCGGGTCCTCGACCCGACCGACCTGCTGGAGCCGCGCTCCGCGATCAGCGGCAGCGCGGAGCTGGAGGTCCGCGAGACCAAGCACCTCTTCCTGCTCCAGTCGAAGCTGACCGACGAGGTCGAGGCGTGGATCGCCGCGCACGGCGACGACTGGCCCGTGCTGGCCTCCTCGATCGCCCGCAAGTGGCTGACCGAGGGCCTCCAGGACCGCGCGATCACCCGCGACCTGGAGTGGGGCGTCCCGGTGCCGGCCGACACCTGGCCGGAGCTGGCCGCCGAGGGCAAGGTGTTCTACGTCTGGTTCGACGCCCCGATCGAGTACATCGGCGCGACCAGGGAGTGGGCGGACGCGACCGGCGGCGACTGGCGCTCGTGGTGGTACGAGGCGGACGACACCGTCCGGTACACCGAGTTCATGGCGAAGGACAACGTCCCGTTCCACACGGTGATGTTCCCGGCGACGCTGCTCGGCTCGCGGCAGCCGTGGAAGAAGGTCGACTACGTCAAGGCGTTCAACTGGCTGACGTACTACGGCGGGAAGTTCTCCACCAGCCAGAAGCTCGGCATCTTCACCGACGTCGCGCTCGAACTGCTACCGGCCGACTACTGGCGCTACTACCTGATGGCGAACGCCCCGGAGTCCGACGACTCCAGCTTCACCTGGGACCTGTTCGCGGCGACCGTCAACAAGGACCTCGCCGACACCCTCGGCAACTTCGTCAACCGGGTGCTGTCCTTCAGCCGCAAGCGCTTCGGCGACGAGGTCCCGGCCGGCGCGCCGAACGGCGACGCCGAGACCGCCCTCGGCGAGCAGATCGCCGAGCTCCTCGCCGAGTACGAGGCCCAGCTGGACGCGCTCAACTTCCGCAAGGCCGCGCAGGCGCTGCGCGCCCTGTGGTCGGCGGGCAACTCCTACCTCGACGTCACCGCGCCGTGGACCGAGATCAAGACCGACCCGGAGGCCGCGGCCCGCACCCTGCGCACCGCGATCAACCTGATCCACCTCTACGCGGTGCTCTCCGAGCCGTTCATCCCGACCGCGGCCCGCACCATCCGCGACTCCTTCGCGCTCGCCGACGACACCCGCACCTGGGTGTCCGCCGACGAGGCCCGCGCCCTGGCGCTCGTCCCGGCCGGCACCGGCTTCACCGTCCCGCCGGTGCTGTTCGCCAAGATCACCGACGAGGACCTGGCCGCCTGGACCGAGCGCTTCGGCGGCGAACGGGCCTGA
- a CDS encoding immunoglobulin domain-containing family protein yields the protein MSDTPLNRRPISRVILLSGPSGSGKSSLAEHSGLPVLQLDDFYKDGDDPTLPQLPDGGGPDWDSPLSWHAEQALAAIRALAFEGWAEVPVYSIPDNGRSGSRLLLLDGAAGFVAEGIFAAELVRRCQAEGLLGDALCLRNKPSTTAWRRFRRDVREGRKSVPYLVRRGVRLMRAERGIVARQVELGSYACSGVEAGRRIAAVARQLPAELV from the coding sequence GTGAGTGACACCCCGCTGAACCGCCGCCCGATATCCCGCGTCATCCTGCTGTCGGGCCCCTCGGGGTCGGGGAAGTCCTCGCTGGCCGAGCACAGCGGGCTCCCGGTGCTCCAGCTCGACGACTTCTACAAGGACGGCGACGACCCGACGCTGCCGCAGCTGCCCGACGGGGGCGGCCCGGACTGGGACTCGCCGCTCTCCTGGCACGCGGAGCAGGCGCTGGCGGCGATCCGGGCGCTGGCCTTCGAGGGCTGGGCCGAGGTGCCGGTGTACTCGATCCCGGACAACGGGCGCTCGGGCAGTCGGCTGCTGCTGCTGGACGGCGCCGCGGGCTTCGTCGCGGAGGGGATCTTCGCCGCCGAGCTGGTCCGCCGCTGCCAGGCGGAGGGCCTGCTGGGGGACGCGCTGTGCCTGCGCAACAAGCCGTCCACGACGGCCTGGCGGCGCTTCCGGCGGGACGTCCGGGAGGGCCGCAAGTCGGTGCCGTACCTGGTCCGCCGGGGGGTGCGGCTGATGCGGGCCGAACGCGGCATCGTCGCCCGCCAGGTCGAGCTGGGCTCGTACGCCTGCTCCGGCGTGGAGGCGGGGCGGCGGATCGCCGCGGTGGCCCGCCAACTGCCCGCCGAGCTGGTCTGA
- a CDS encoding SigE family RNA polymerase sigma factor codes for MTATLTTRNAGPRSAVLGTSRARYEEENAGNVLVRGCAHNAGTRRPVVGTRSGDTTHGRSGNQAAGRTLRVAPQTFRGEQAEQGGAQGEHPAAATDEARDIAEFTAYVRERRASLYATAYHLTGDRYEAEDLLQSALFSTYRAWGRITDKAAVGGYLRRTMTNLHISAWRRRKVNEYPTEELPEQAGDTDAMGGTELRAVLWQALAKLPENQRTMLVLRYYEGRTDPEIADILGISVGTVKSSIWRALRRMREDEQLNRSGDTVHAFGELVA; via the coding sequence ATGACCGCAACGCTGACGACCCGAAACGCCGGGCCGCGTTCCGCCGTCCTCGGCACCAGCCGGGCCAGGTACGAGGAGGAGAACGCCGGCAACGTGCTCGTACGGGGGTGCGCGCACAACGCCGGAACCCGCCGCCCGGTCGTGGGGACCAGGAGCGGGGACACCACCCACGGCCGGTCGGGGAACCAGGCCGCGGGACGGACGCTGCGGGTCGCCCCGCAGACGTTCCGGGGGGAGCAGGCCGAACAGGGAGGCGCACAGGGGGAGCACCCGGCCGCCGCGACGGACGAGGCGCGCGACATCGCCGAGTTCACCGCGTACGTGCGCGAGCGCCGCGCCTCCCTGTACGCCACCGCCTACCACCTCACCGGCGACCGCTACGAGGCCGAGGACCTGCTGCAGAGCGCCCTCTTCTCCACCTACCGCGCCTGGGGCCGGATCACCGACAAGGCCGCCGTCGGCGGGTACCTCCGCCGCACCATGACCAACCTGCACATCTCCGCCTGGCGCCGCCGCAAGGTCAACGAGTACCCGACCGAGGAACTCCCCGAGCAGGCCGGCGACACCGACGCGATGGGCGGCACCGAACTGCGCGCCGTGCTCTGGCAGGCGCTCGCCAAGCTGCCCGAGAACCAGCGCACCATGCTCGTGCTGCGCTACTACGAGGGCCGCACCGACCCGGAGATCGCCGACATCCTCGGCATCAGCGTCGGCACCGTGAAGAGCTCCATCTGGCGCGCGCTGCGCCGGATGCGCGAGGACGAGCAGCTCAACCGCTCCGGCGACACCGTGCACGCCTTCGGCGAGCTGGTCGCCTGA
- a CDS encoding sensor histidine kinase — protein sequence MTDHQSAPRRTRSASWRRLSSLRVRLIAVFAAVALVTAVSASGIAYWLNRDAVLKRAQNSALNDFRDSLTRNVTVLPLKPNCQDLHALAAQVASSGLAYDVVVVDDSVPGCTASSDPIAFGQRQIPAALAAAVNKPRETGPGNPYEYHLYWQRVNLAGPYVVGGTRIVPGGPTAYMFKSLQNERADLNTLGWSLAIATLLALVGSALLAQAASATVLRPVRRLGDAARRLGEGKLDTRLDVEGNDELADLARTFNRTAESLSDQVAELSAREAQSRRFVADMSHELRTPLTAMTAVTDILEDEADALDPMIEPAVRIVVSETRRLSDLVENLMEVTRFDAGTAKLVADEVDMADLIMSCIDGRAWYDAVDLDAPRGILAVVDPRRLDVVFANLIGNALKHGGSPVRVRVRQDDEAHTVVVSVSDGGPGIPEDVLPHVFDRFYKADKGRARSEGSGLGLSIAEANARIHGGDITAANNPDGVGAVFTLTLPLTQPPAPEPEDAR from the coding sequence TTGACCGACCATCAGAGTGCGCCGCGCCGGACCCGTTCGGCGTCCTGGCGGCGGCTCAGTTCGCTGCGGGTCCGGCTGATCGCGGTGTTCGCCGCGGTGGCCCTGGTCACCGCCGTCTCCGCGTCCGGCATCGCCTACTGGCTGAACCGCGACGCGGTGCTCAAGCGCGCCCAGAACTCGGCGCTGAACGACTTCCGGGACTCGCTGACCCGGAACGTCACGGTGCTGCCGCTGAAGCCGAACTGCCAGGACCTGCACGCGCTGGCCGCCCAGGTGGCCAGCTCCGGGCTGGCCTACGACGTGGTGGTGGTCGACGACTCGGTGCCGGGCTGCACCGCGTCCTCCGACCCGATCGCGTTCGGCCAGCGCCAGATACCGGCGGCGCTGGCCGCCGCGGTGAACAAGCCGCGCGAGACCGGGCCCGGCAACCCGTACGAGTACCACCTGTACTGGCAGCGGGTGAACCTGGCCGGGCCGTACGTGGTCGGCGGGACGCGGATCGTGCCGGGCGGGCCGACCGCCTACATGTTCAAGTCGCTGCAGAACGAGCGGGCCGACCTGAACACCCTCGGCTGGTCGCTGGCGATCGCCACCCTGCTCGCCCTGGTCGGCTCGGCGCTGCTCGCCCAGGCCGCCTCGGCGACCGTGCTGCGGCCGGTGCGCCGGCTCGGGGACGCCGCCCGGCGGCTCGGCGAGGGCAAGCTGGACACCCGGCTCGACGTCGAGGGCAACGACGAACTCGCCGACCTGGCACGGACGTTCAACCGCACCGCGGAGTCGCTCTCGGACCAGGTCGCCGAACTGAGCGCGCGCGAGGCGCAGTCCCGCCGGTTCGTCGCCGACATGTCGCACGAGCTGCGCACCCCGCTGACCGCGATGACCGCCGTCACCGACATCCTGGAGGACGAGGCCGACGCGCTCGACCCGATGATCGAGCCGGCCGTGCGGATCGTGGTCTCCGAGACCCGGCGGCTGTCCGACCTGGTGGAGAACCTGATGGAGGTGACCCGGTTCGACGCGGGCACCGCCAAGCTGGTCGCCGACGAGGTCGACATGGCCGACCTGATCATGTCCTGCATCGACGGCCGGGCCTGGTACGACGCGGTCGACCTGGACGCCCCGCGCGGCATCCTGGCCGTCGTCGACCCGCGCCGCCTCGACGTGGTCTTCGCCAACCTGATCGGCAACGCGCTCAAGCACGGCGGCTCCCCGGTCCGGGTGCGGGTCCGCCAGGACGACGAGGCGCACACCGTGGTCGTCTCGGTCTCCGACGGCGGCCCCGGCATCCCGGAGGACGTCCTCCCGCACGTCTTCGACCGCTTCTACAAGGCCGACAAGGGCCGGGCCCGGTCCGAGGGCAGCGGCCTTGGCCTGTCCATCGCCGAGGCCAACGCCCGGATCCACGGCGGCGACATCACCGCCGCGAACAACCCGGACGGGGTCGGCGCGGTCTTCACCCTCACCCTGCCGCTCACCCAGCCGCCCGCCCCCGAGCCGGAGGACGCCCGATGA
- a CDS encoding response regulator transcription factor: MTPVSFLLLIEDDDAIRTGLELALTRQGHRVAAAASGEDGLRLFKEQRPDLIVLDVMLPGIDGFEVCRRIRRTDQLPIILLTARSDDIDVVVGLESGADDYVVKPVQPRVLDARIRAVLRRGERENSDSSAYGGLVIDRSAMTVTKDGQDLQLTPTELRLLLELSRRPGQALSRQQLLRLVWEHDYLGDSRLVDACVQRLRAKVEDVPSAPTLIRTVRGVGYRLDPPV, from the coding sequence ATGACCCCCGTGTCTTTCCTGCTTCTGATCGAGGACGACGACGCCATTCGCACCGGCCTCGAACTCGCCCTCACCCGCCAGGGTCACCGGGTGGCCGCCGCCGCGTCCGGCGAGGACGGTCTGCGCCTGTTCAAGGAGCAGCGCCCGGACCTGATCGTGCTGGACGTGATGCTGCCCGGCATCGACGGCTTCGAGGTCTGCCGGCGGATCCGCCGCACCGACCAGTTGCCGATCATCCTGCTGACCGCCCGCTCCGACGACATCGACGTGGTGGTCGGCCTGGAGTCCGGCGCCGACGACTACGTGGTGAAACCGGTCCAGCCGCGCGTGCTGGACGCCCGGATCCGCGCGGTGCTGCGCCGCGGCGAACGGGAGAACTCGGACTCCTCCGCGTACGGCGGCCTGGTGATCGACCGCTCGGCGATGACCGTCACCAAGGACGGCCAGGACCTGCAGCTGACCCCGACCGAGCTGCGGCTGCTGCTGGAGCTCAGCCGCCGCCCGGGGCAGGCGCTCTCCCGGCAGCAGCTGCTGCGGCTGGTCTGGGAGCACGACTACCTGGGCGACTCCCGGCTGGTGGACGCCTGCGTGCAGCGGCTGCGGGCGAAGGTCGAGGACGTGCCGTCCGCGCCGACGCTGATCCGCACCGTCCGGGGTGTCGGCTACCGTCTCGACCCGCCCGTCTGA
- a CDS encoding aldehyde dehydrogenase family protein, which translates to MAKTKKTETEQPLRKGGLFAYAPAPESPAAAGEIATSYGHFVGGEFVDSSGSEALKTVNPATGQVLAEFAQGTEEDVDRAVKAARAAFADWSALPGSERAKYLFRIARIVQERSRELAVLESIDNGKPIRETRDVDLPLVAAHFFYYAGWADKLDFAGFGPNPRPLGVAAQVIPWNFPLLMLAWKVAPALATGNTVVLKPAETTPLTALRFAEICRQAGLPTGVLNIVTGDGRTGAALTAHPDVNKVAFTGSTPVGRAIARQLAGSRKKLSLELGGKAANIVFDDAPLDQAVEGIVDGIFFNQGHVCCAGSRLLVQESVQDELLDALKRRMGTLRVGDPLDKNTDIGAINSAAQLARITELAEAGEREGAERWAPECELPGAGYWFRPTLFTGVSQAHRIAREEVFGPVLSVLTFRTPAEAVEKANNTPYGLSAGIWTEKGSRILWMANRLRAGVVWANTFNKFDPTSPFGGYKESGYGREGGRHGLEPYLNVEALDV; encoded by the coding sequence ATGGCCAAGACCAAGAAGACCGAGACCGAGCAGCCCCTCCGCAAGGGCGGCCTGTTCGCGTACGCCCCGGCGCCCGAGTCCCCCGCCGCCGCGGGCGAGATCGCCACGAGCTACGGCCACTTCGTCGGCGGCGAGTTCGTCGACTCGTCCGGCTCGGAGGCGCTGAAGACCGTCAACCCGGCGACCGGGCAGGTGCTCGCCGAGTTCGCCCAGGGCACCGAGGAGGACGTCGACCGCGCGGTGAAGGCCGCCCGCGCGGCGTTCGCCGACTGGTCGGCGCTGCCGGGCTCCGAGCGCGCCAAGTACCTGTTCCGGATCGCCCGGATCGTCCAGGAGCGCAGCCGCGAGCTGGCCGTGCTGGAGTCGATCGACAACGGCAAGCCGATCCGGGAGACCCGCGACGTCGACCTGCCGCTGGTCGCCGCGCACTTCTTCTACTACGCGGGCTGGGCCGACAAGCTGGACTTCGCCGGGTTCGGGCCGAACCCGCGCCCGCTGGGCGTGGCCGCGCAGGTCATCCCGTGGAACTTCCCGCTGCTGATGCTGGCCTGGAAGGTCGCCCCGGCGCTGGCCACCGGCAACACGGTGGTGCTGAAGCCCGCCGAGACGACGCCGCTGACCGCGCTGCGCTTCGCCGAGATCTGCCGCCAGGCGGGCCTGCCGACGGGCGTGCTGAACATCGTCACCGGCGACGGCCGCACCGGCGCCGCGCTGACCGCGCACCCGGACGTGAACAAGGTCGCGTTCACCGGCTCCACCCCGGTCGGCCGGGCGATCGCCCGGCAGCTGGCCGGCAGCCGCAAGAAGCTGAGCCTGGAGCTGGGCGGCAAGGCCGCCAACATCGTGTTCGACGACGCGCCGCTGGACCAGGCGGTCGAGGGCATCGTCGACGGCATCTTCTTCAACCAGGGCCACGTCTGCTGCGCGGGCAGCCGCCTGCTGGTGCAGGAGTCGGTCCAGGACGAGCTGCTGGACGCGCTCAAGCGCCGGATGGGCACCCTGCGGGTCGGCGACCCGCTGGACAAGAACACCGACATCGGCGCGATCAACTCGGCCGCCCAGCTGGCCCGGATCACCGAGCTGGCGGAGGCCGGCGAGCGGGAGGGCGCCGAGCGCTGGGCCCCGGAGTGCGAACTCCCGGGCGCCGGCTACTGGTTCCGCCCGACCCTGTTCACCGGCGTCTCGCAGGCGCACCGGATCGCCCGCGAGGAGGTCTTCGGCCCGGTGCTGTCGGTGCTGACCTTCCGCACCCCCGCCGAGGCGGTGGAGAAGGCCAACAACACCCCGTACGGCCTGTCCGCGGGCATCTGGACGGAGAAGGGCTCGCGCATCCTGTGGATGGCGAACCGGCTCCGGGCGGGCGTGGTGTGGGCGAACACCTTCAACAAGTTCGACCCGACCTCGCCGTTCGGCGGGTACAAGGAGTCCGGTTACGGCCGCGAGGGCGGCCGCCACGGTCTGGAGCCCTACCTGAATGTCGAGGCCCTCGATGTCTGA